One region of Microbacterium rhizosphaerae genomic DNA includes:
- the fabG gene encoding 3-oxoacyl-ACP reductase FabG translates to MSAERVVLVTGGNRGIGRAIAERFVAEGYKVAVTARSGEGPMGTLTVRADVTDSAQLDAAFLQVESTLGPVEVVVANAGITKDTLLLRMSEDDFDSVVATNLGGTFRVVKRASKGMLRARWGRVILISSVVGLLGSAGQINYSSSKAALVGFARSLTRELGARGITANVVAPGFIETDMTAELPAETQAEYKKSIPAGRFATPDEVAGVVTWLASDDAAYISGAVIPVDGGLGMGH, encoded by the coding sequence ATGTCCGCAGAGCGCGTCGTCCTCGTCACCGGCGGCAACCGGGGCATCGGCCGTGCCATCGCCGAGCGCTTCGTCGCCGAGGGCTACAAGGTCGCCGTGACCGCTCGCAGCGGAGAGGGTCCCATGGGCACGCTGACGGTCCGCGCGGACGTCACCGACTCCGCGCAGCTGGATGCCGCGTTCCTCCAGGTCGAGAGCACGCTCGGCCCGGTCGAGGTCGTCGTCGCGAACGCGGGCATCACGAAGGACACACTGCTGCTGCGCATGTCGGAGGACGATTTCGACTCGGTCGTCGCCACGAACCTCGGCGGCACCTTCCGGGTCGTCAAGCGGGCATCGAAGGGGATGCTGCGCGCCCGGTGGGGCCGCGTCATCCTGATCTCGTCCGTCGTCGGGCTCCTCGGCTCTGCGGGCCAGATCAACTACTCGAGCTCGAAGGCCGCCCTCGTCGGCTTCGCGCGGTCGCTGACGCGCGAGCTCGGCGCACGCGGCATCACGGCCAACGTCGTGGCTCCCGGTTTCATCGAGACCGACATGACCGCCGAGCTGCCCGCCGAGACGCAGGCCGAGTACAAGAAGAGCATCCCGGCGGGCCGGTTCGCGACACCGGACGAAGTCGCGGGCGTCGTGACGTGGCTGGCCTCGGACGACGCGGCCTACATCTCGGGCGCGGTCATCCCCGTGGACGGCGGTCTCGGGATGGGTCACTGA
- a CDS encoding DUF4190 domain-containing protein: MSDTTPDPTPEVPAAASSADEVASSTPAAAEPAAEPGAAEAAPAAPAAEAAPAAEPAPVSEPAWSSAPAAAPEAAPEPPAYAPAPEAAPPAYTAPPAYQAPTYAAAPAYSAPAGPRTNTLAIVSLVAGIAGFVFLPFIAHLVAVITGHLSLGQIKRTGEGGHGMALTGTILGWVGLALSIIATILIIIVAIGLAASYPNYRGA, encoded by the coding sequence GTGAGCGACACCACACCAGACCCCACGCCTGAGGTCCCCGCCGCGGCGTCATCCGCCGACGAGGTCGCCTCGTCGACCCCCGCTGCCGCGGAACCCGCAGCCGAGCCGGGCGCCGCAGAGGCGGCCCCCGCTGCTCCTGCGGCCGAGGCCGCGCCCGCGGCTGAGCCGGCACCCGTATCCGAGCCGGCATGGTCGTCCGCGCCCGCTGCTGCCCCGGAAGCGGCACCCGAGCCGCCGGCGTACGCGCCGGCACCCGAGGCCGCTCCTCCGGCATACACCGCTCCGCCCGCCTACCAGGCGCCGACGTACGCGGCTGCCCCGGCCTACTCGGCTCCGGCCGGCCCCCGCACGAACACGCTGGCCATCGTCTCGCTCGTGGCGGGCATCGCCGGCTTCGTCTTCCTCCCGTTCATCGCCCACCTGGTCGCGGTGATCACCGGACACCTGTCCCTGGGACAGATCAAGCGCACCGGCGAGGGCGGCCACGGCATGGCGCTCACCGGCACGATCCTCGGCTGGGTCGGGCTCGCGCTCAGCATCATCGCCACGATCCTGATCATCATCGTCGCGATCGGCCTGGCCGCCTCGTACCCGAACTACCGCGGGGCCTGA
- a CDS encoding DUF3099 domain-containing protein has product MKRSPSTPSATSLPRAPRDEVGARSVRYLVTMGIRVACFVLMVVVQPYGWYTWVFGAGAIFLPYIAVVIANVGQDAKTVRAENPERALPAAPETPTEPATPATEHPVLRIAETGPAQRAESPDEAEK; this is encoded by the coding sequence GTGAAGCGCTCGCCATCCACCCCCTCCGCCACGTCCCTGCCTCGGGCACCGCGCGACGAGGTCGGCGCACGCTCCGTCCGATACCTCGTGACGATGGGCATCCGTGTCGCCTGCTTCGTCCTGATGGTCGTCGTGCAGCCCTACGGCTGGTACACCTGGGTCTTCGGAGCCGGCGCCATCTTCCTCCCCTACATCGCCGTCGTGATCGCGAATGTCGGTCAGGATGCGAAGACGGTGCGCGCAGAGAATCCCGAGCGGGCCCTCCCGGCCGCCCCCGAGACGCCGACTGAGCCCGCGACGCCCGCGACGGAGCACCCTGTGCTGCGGATCGCGGAGACCGGGCCCGCTCAGCGGGCGGAATCACCGGACGAGGCCGAGAAGTGA
- a CDS encoding SURF1 family cytochrome oxidase biogenesis protein, with translation MSRRNAPPAVRWAAYIGVAIVFAIACAFLSNWQLTKNAARSEQLSLISRNYDSTPVPLDQLLRPGATLDAGDQWRRVTMTGRYAPDEQLLVRNRVHGGTAAYEVLVPFRSTDGRVFLIDRGWVAPGNTQSLPDHVPSAPSGTVTVVTRLQPGEPLPSSGAAAPHGQVPSVNLPLIATKIGADGSALERGAYGTMVSETPAPASVPQALEAPSDDPGPYLSYGVQWILFAVMGFVFIWYVIRSERRARREDAEDAAAVAALAASDPAAAAELEAAASVRRSARALFPKKRIDRDMADEDDLLDRAGR, from the coding sequence ATGAGCCGGCGCAACGCTCCGCCGGCCGTCCGCTGGGCGGCCTACATCGGCGTCGCGATCGTGTTCGCGATCGCCTGCGCGTTCCTGTCCAACTGGCAGCTCACGAAGAACGCGGCCCGTTCGGAGCAGCTCTCGCTGATCTCCCGCAACTACGACTCGACCCCGGTGCCGCTGGATCAGCTGCTCAGGCCGGGTGCGACGCTCGACGCCGGCGACCAGTGGCGGCGGGTCACGATGACCGGCCGCTACGCGCCCGACGAGCAGCTGCTCGTCCGCAACAGGGTGCACGGCGGCACGGCGGCCTATGAGGTGCTCGTTCCGTTCCGCTCGACCGACGGGCGCGTGTTCCTCATCGACCGGGGGTGGGTCGCGCCGGGCAACACGCAGTCCCTGCCGGACCACGTGCCGTCGGCTCCGTCGGGCACGGTGACCGTCGTCACGCGGCTGCAGCCGGGCGAGCCGCTGCCGTCCTCCGGAGCGGCGGCGCCGCACGGCCAGGTTCCCTCCGTCAACCTTCCGCTCATCGCGACGAAGATCGGCGCGGACGGGAGCGCGCTCGAGCGCGGCGCCTACGGGACGATGGTCTCCGAGACCCCCGCGCCGGCGAGCGTTCCGCAGGCCCTCGAAGCCCCGTCGGACGACCCTGGCCCGTACCTGTCGTACGGCGTGCAGTGGATCCTCTTCGCCGTCATGGGCTTCGTCTTCATCTGGTACGTCATCCGGTCCGAGCGCCGCGCGCGTCGGGAGGATGCCGAGGACGCCGCGGCGGTCGCCGCCCTGGCCGCCTCCGACCCGGCTGCAGCGGCCGAGCTCGAGGCCGCCGCATCCGTCCGCCGCTCGGCCCGCGCGCTGTTCCCCAAGAAGCGCATCGACCGTGACATGGCCGACGAGGACGACCTCCTCGATCGGGCCGGTCGCTGA
- a CDS encoding ABC-F family ATP-binding cassette domain-containing protein produces the protein MLAVHDLEIRVGARVLMSDVSFRVGDGDKVGLVGRNGAGKTTLTKVLAGDLLPSEGKVERHGELGYLPQDPRSGDPEMLARTRILDARGLGTLAIGMHEASLAMGSDDSAAAAKAMRKYANLTERFETLGGYAAEAEAASIAHNLSLPDRILEQPLKTLSGGQRRRIELARILFSDAQTMILDEPTNHLDADSVVWLRDFLRGYRGGLIVISHDVELVGETVNRVFYLDANRQVIDIYNMNWKNYQRQRVADEERRKKERANAEKKATALQLQAAKFGAKATKAAAAHQMMARAEKLLSGLEDVRQEDRVAKLRFPKPAPVGKTPLMGKGLSKSYGSLEIFTDVDLAIDRGSKVVVLGLNGAGKTTLLRILAGVDSADTGVIEPGHGLKIGYYAQEHENLDVQRSVLDNMMSSAPDINATDARKVLGSFLFTGDDVLKPAGVLSGGEKTRLSLATLVVSSANVLLLDEPTNNLDPASREEILGALAHYEGAVILVSHDPGAVEALNPERVLILPDGVEDIWGRDYIDLITLA, from the coding sequence GTGCTCGCCGTGCATGACCTCGAGATCCGCGTGGGCGCCCGTGTGCTCATGTCGGACGTGTCCTTCCGCGTCGGGGACGGCGACAAGGTCGGTCTCGTCGGCCGCAACGGCGCAGGGAAGACGACCCTGACGAAGGTGCTCGCCGGAGACCTCCTCCCGAGCGAGGGCAAGGTGGAGCGGCACGGCGAGCTGGGCTACCTGCCGCAGGACCCGCGCTCGGGCGACCCCGAGATGCTCGCACGCACCCGCATCCTCGACGCGCGCGGACTGGGCACGCTGGCGATCGGGATGCACGAGGCTTCGCTCGCGATGGGGTCCGACGACTCCGCCGCCGCGGCCAAGGCGATGCGCAAGTACGCGAACCTCACGGAACGCTTCGAGACGCTCGGCGGGTACGCGGCCGAGGCCGAGGCCGCATCCATCGCCCACAACCTCTCGCTTCCCGACCGCATCCTCGAGCAGCCGCTGAAGACGCTCTCCGGCGGTCAACGGCGGCGCATCGAGCTCGCCCGCATCCTGTTCTCGGACGCGCAGACGATGATCCTCGACGAGCCGACGAACCACCTCGACGCCGACAGCGTCGTGTGGCTCCGCGACTTCCTCCGGGGCTATCGCGGCGGCCTCATCGTCATCAGCCATGACGTCGAGCTGGTCGGCGAGACGGTCAACCGGGTCTTCTACCTCGACGCCAACCGCCAGGTCATCGACATCTACAACATGAACTGGAAGAACTACCAGCGTCAGCGGGTCGCCGACGAGGAGCGCCGCAAGAAGGAGCGAGCGAACGCCGAGAAGAAGGCGACCGCGCTCCAGCTGCAGGCCGCGAAGTTCGGCGCCAAGGCCACGAAGGCCGCGGCGGCGCACCAGATGATGGCACGCGCCGAGAAGCTGCTCTCGGGCCTGGAGGATGTCCGGCAGGAGGACCGCGTCGCGAAGCTGCGGTTCCCCAAGCCCGCGCCGGTGGGGAAGACCCCGCTCATGGGCAAGGGGCTGTCGAAGTCCTACGGCTCTCTCGAGATCTTCACCGACGTCGACCTCGCCATCGACCGCGGCTCCAAGGTCGTCGTCCTCGGACTCAACGGCGCGGGCAAGACCACGCTGCTGCGCATCCTGGCGGGAGTGGACTCCGCGGACACCGGCGTGATCGAGCCCGGGCACGGCCTGAAGATCGGCTATTACGCGCAGGAGCACGAGAACCTCGACGTGCAGCGTTCGGTCCTCGACAACATGATGTCCTCCGCGCCCGACATCAACGCCACGGATGCCCGCAAGGTGCTGGGGTCGTTCCTGTTCACGGGGGACGACGTGCTCAAGCCGGCGGGCGTGCTCTCCGGCGGCGAGAAGACCCGTCTCTCTCTCGCGACGCTCGTGGTGTCCAGTGCGAACGTGCTGCTGCTCGACGAGCCCACCAACAACCTCGACCCCGCCTCGCGTGAGGAGATCCTCGGTGCGCTCGCGCACTACGAAGGCGCGGTCATCCTGGTCTCCCACGACCCCGGCGCCGTCGAGGCGCTGAATCCGGAGCGCGTCCTCATCCTGCCCGACGGCGTCGAGGACATCTGGGGTCGCGACTACATCGACCTGATCACACTGGCCTGA
- a CDS encoding MFS transporter has protein sequence MTGRIDTRESIWSGGYFAVTVGAVALIFFAALESLAMTTVMPVVSHELDGAALYAAAFAGTLATSVIGMVVAGAWCDRGSPVAPLTAAVGLFVAGLLVAGLAPTMGVFVAGRLLQGLGVGGQIVALYVVVARVYPPRPHGPLFAAFSATWVIPSLIGPFAAGAVAQYLHWRWVFLGVAVLTAAAFVLVFTRLHGRQLGTDEPSTARIGPRVWLAVAVAAGVLGLSLADQLRPWTIPVVAASVVVLVAAVLPLVPRGTLRAGRGLPSVVLMRGLIAGALFGSEVYLPYLLVTEYGFSVTWAGLALTVSAIAWAVGAALQGRFGDRLGNARTSILGVGLLTTATVLATATALGHLPPATAIAGWSLAGGGMGLMYPRMTVLTLAYSTPQNQGFNSSALSIFDAAGSATTIAVMGLVFTALQATDAGFAVVFALGALLSLLALVPGLRLGHAHEKHV, from the coding sequence GTGACGGGGCGGATCGACACCCGCGAGAGCATCTGGTCGGGCGGCTACTTCGCGGTCACCGTCGGTGCCGTGGCGCTGATCTTCTTCGCCGCGCTGGAGTCTCTCGCGATGACGACGGTCATGCCGGTGGTCAGCCACGAGCTTGACGGCGCGGCGCTGTACGCGGCGGCGTTCGCCGGCACCCTGGCCACGAGCGTCATCGGGATGGTGGTGGCGGGCGCCTGGTGCGACCGGGGGAGTCCGGTCGCCCCGCTGACCGCGGCGGTCGGGCTGTTCGTGGCGGGTCTGCTCGTCGCGGGCCTCGCGCCGACCATGGGGGTGTTCGTCGCCGGACGCCTTCTGCAGGGCCTCGGCGTCGGTGGGCAGATCGTCGCGCTGTACGTCGTCGTCGCCCGGGTGTACCCGCCGCGCCCGCACGGACCGCTGTTCGCGGCATTCTCGGCCACCTGGGTCATCCCGTCGCTCATCGGACCGTTCGCCGCCGGGGCTGTCGCGCAGTATCTGCACTGGCGCTGGGTGTTCCTCGGCGTCGCGGTGCTCACGGCCGCGGCCTTCGTGCTCGTCTTCACGCGCCTGCACGGGAGGCAGCTCGGCACGGACGAGCCCTCGACCGCGCGCATCGGCCCACGGGTCTGGCTCGCCGTCGCCGTCGCGGCGGGCGTGCTGGGGTTGAGCCTCGCCGACCAGCTGCGACCGTGGACGATCCCGGTGGTCGCCGCATCCGTCGTCGTCCTCGTGGCAGCCGTGCTCCCGCTCGTTCCGCGCGGGACGCTGCGGGCGGGGCGTGGCCTGCCGAGCGTCGTGCTCATGCGCGGACTGATCGCCGGCGCCCTCTTCGGCTCCGAGGTGTACCTGCCGTACCTGCTCGTGACGGAGTACGGGTTCAGCGTCACGTGGGCGGGGCTCGCCCTCACCGTGAGCGCGATCGCGTGGGCCGTCGGCGCCGCCCTCCAAGGGCGGTTCGGCGACCGTCTGGGCAATGCGCGCACCAGCATCCTCGGTGTGGGACTGCTGACGACGGCGACGGTGCTGGCGACCGCGACCGCGCTCGGCCATCTGCCGCCCGCCACGGCGATCGCGGGCTGGTCGCTCGCCGGAGGCGGGATGGGCCTGATGTATCCGCGCATGACCGTCCTCACTCTGGCCTACTCGACGCCGCAGAATCAGGGCTTCAATTCGTCCGCGCTCTCGATCTTCGACGCCGCCGGCTCCGCCACGACGATCGCGGTCATGGGGCTCGTGTTCACGGCGCTCCAGGCGACGGATGCCGGGTTCGCGGTCGTGTTCGCGCTCGGCGCGCTGCTGTCCCTCCTCGCGCTTGTTCCGGGTCTGCGGCTCGGGCATGCCCACGAGAAGCACGTGTGA
- a CDS encoding MalY/PatB family protein has product MTAAPLQALPIDELRQRSSTKWRRYPADVLPLFVAETDFPLAPAITARLARAVELGDTGYTPPEPGIREAYVGFAARRFGWDVEPHRIRTTCDVMMGVVELLRLVTTPGDRVIVTPPVYPPFYDGVPEAGCEVERVPLLETDDDWELDLAGIEAAFAAGATAMLLCNPHNPTGTVHSKESLAALAEIADRHGAHIISDEIHSPLTQPGVVFTPFLAASDAAARVGLTVTSASKAFNLAGLKCALMVTASDRTTAMVDALPDEVEWRTGLFGALAGVAAFDPQSDAWLDSLLVTLDQNRRLLGDLLAEHVPGARYRIPDAGYLAWVDLTALGWGDNPAVKVLRDAKVALHFGPMFGAEGNGHVRVNIGCAPDVLREAVERIGALARADAEAATAS; this is encoded by the coding sequence GTGACTGCCGCGCCGCTTCAAGCCCTGCCCATCGACGAGCTCCGTCAACGGTCGAGCACGAAGTGGCGCCGCTACCCGGCCGATGTCCTGCCGCTCTTCGTCGCCGAGACGGACTTCCCGCTCGCGCCCGCGATCACCGCGCGCCTCGCGCGTGCGGTGGAGCTCGGCGACACGGGCTACACGCCGCCGGAGCCGGGGATCCGGGAGGCCTACGTCGGCTTCGCCGCGCGCCGGTTCGGGTGGGACGTCGAGCCGCACCGCATCCGCACGACCTGCGACGTCATGATGGGCGTCGTCGAGCTCCTGCGCCTCGTGACGACGCCGGGCGACCGCGTCATCGTGACACCGCCGGTGTATCCGCCGTTCTACGACGGCGTGCCCGAGGCCGGTTGCGAGGTCGAACGCGTCCCGCTCCTCGAGACCGACGACGACTGGGAGCTCGACCTCGCCGGCATCGAGGCCGCGTTCGCGGCCGGCGCCACGGCGATGCTCCTGTGCAACCCGCACAACCCCACCGGGACCGTGCACAGCAAGGAGAGCCTCGCCGCCCTGGCCGAGATCGCCGACCGCCACGGCGCGCACATCATCAGCGACGAGATCCACTCGCCCCTCACTCAGCCCGGCGTCGTGTTCACACCGTTCCTGGCCGCCTCGGATGCCGCTGCACGCGTAGGACTGACCGTCACGAGCGCCAGCAAGGCGTTCAACCTCGCGGGGCTGAAGTGCGCCCTCATGGTCACGGCATCCGATCGAACGACCGCGATGGTGGATGCCCTGCCCGATGAGGTCGAGTGGCGCACGGGACTGTTCGGCGCGCTGGCCGGCGTCGCGGCCTTCGACCCGCAGAGCGACGCGTGGCTCGACAGCCTGCTGGTCACTCTCGATCAGAACCGTCGCCTCCTCGGTGACCTCCTCGCCGAGCACGTGCCCGGCGCACGCTACCGCATCCCGGATGCCGGCTACCTCGCCTGGGTCGACCTCACCGCGCTCGGCTGGGGCGACAACCCCGCCGTCAAGGTCCTCCGCGACGCAAAGGTCGCGCTGCACTTCGGACCGATGTTCGGCGCCGAGGGCAACGGACACGTGCGCGTCAACATCGGATGCGCGCCCGACGTGCTCCGCGAGGCCGTCGAGCGCATCGGCGCGCTCGCGCGGGCGGACGCGGAGGCCGCCACCGCCTCGTGA
- a CDS encoding epimerase, whose translation MTRPIAALAGASGFIGTALRRALVDEGYAIRSIGRSGPDARWDDPDSVRRAVDGADLLVNLAGRSISCRFTDANRDEILRSRVETTRALRVAVEHAAAPPSVWFNASTATIYRSALDRAQTEAAGEIGEGFTVDVAREWEREFFAGDLPGTRRIALRLGVVLGDGAATALLFRLARLGLGGPQYDGWWFPHRRYRGIGSDPTGDGAPEWHRSGGRQRFSWIHIDDVIGAIRFARDDPGIEGPINVVAPEAVENRALMAALRHVVGMPVGLPAPRLALEPGMWVLRAEPELVLKSTWVAPERLLEAGFSFRFDDVELALRDVRASRAAR comes from the coding sequence GTGACGCGTCCGATCGCCGCCCTCGCGGGAGCAAGCGGGTTCATCGGCACCGCTCTGCGGCGCGCTCTGGTCGATGAGGGATATGCCATCCGCAGCATCGGCCGCAGCGGACCTGACGCTCGATGGGATGATCCGGATTCCGTCCGCAGGGCCGTCGACGGCGCCGACCTGCTGGTGAACCTCGCCGGCCGGAGCATCAGCTGCCGATTCACGGATGCGAACCGCGACGAGATCCTGCGCTCGCGCGTCGAGACCACGCGCGCGCTGCGTGTGGCGGTGGAGCACGCGGCTGCGCCGCCATCCGTGTGGTTCAACGCGAGCACGGCGACGATCTACCGCTCAGCGCTCGACCGCGCGCAGACCGAGGCCGCCGGCGAGATCGGCGAGGGGTTCACCGTGGATGTCGCCCGCGAGTGGGAGCGCGAGTTCTTCGCCGGTGACCTGCCCGGCACGCGGCGGATCGCGCTGCGGCTCGGCGTCGTGCTGGGCGACGGCGCGGCGACCGCGCTGCTGTTCCGCCTGGCCCGGCTCGGGCTCGGCGGGCCGCAGTACGACGGCTGGTGGTTCCCGCACCGTCGCTACCGGGGGATCGGGTCCGACCCGACCGGCGACGGAGCGCCGGAGTGGCATCGCTCCGGCGGCCGGCAGCGCTTCAGCTGGATCCACATCGACGACGTCATCGGCGCCATCCGTTTCGCCCGTGACGATCCGGGCATCGAGGGGCCGATCAACGTCGTCGCACCGGAAGCCGTGGAGAATCGCGCGCTCATGGCTGCGCTGCGCCACGTGGTCGGCATGCCCGTCGGACTGCCCGCTCCGCGGCTGGCCCTCGAGCCCGGGATGTGGGTGCTGCGAGCCGAGCCGGAACTCGTCCTCAAGAGCACGTGGGTGGCCCCGGAACGACTGCTCGAGGCCGGCTTCTCGTTCCGCTTCGACGATGTCGAGCTGGCACTGCGCGACGTGCGGGCATCCCGGGCCGCGCGCTGA
- a CDS encoding metal-sulfur cluster assembly factor, which yields MTATLSPEKFDEVTEALKDVMDPELGINVVDLGLIYDLAWDDENDALVIHMTLTSAGCPLTDVLEEQTAQALDGIVEQFRINWVWMPPWGPERITDDGRDMMRALGFAI from the coding sequence ATGACCGCGACTCTCAGCCCGGAGAAGTTCGACGAGGTCACCGAGGCACTCAAGGATGTCATGGATCCCGAGCTCGGGATCAATGTCGTCGACCTCGGTCTCATCTACGACCTGGCGTGGGATGACGAGAACGACGCCCTCGTCATCCACATGACGCTGACGTCCGCCGGTTGCCCGCTCACCGACGTGCTCGAGGAGCAGACGGCACAGGCTCTGGACGGAATCGTCGAGCAGTTCCGCATCAACTGGGTGTGGATGCCGCCGTGGGGCCCCGAGCGGATCACCGACGACGGGCGCGACATGATGCGCGCGCTCGGCTTCGCGATCTGA
- the sufC gene encoding Fe-S cluster assembly ATPase SufC, whose protein sequence is MSVLEIRDLHVTVETDAGTTPILTGVTLTIRTGETHAIMGPNGSGKSTLAYTIAGHPKYTVSSGSITLDGEDVLSMTVDERARAGLFLAMQYPVEIPGVTVTNFLRTAKTAVDGEAPSIRTWTKDVKQAMKDLRMDPKFAQRNVNEGFSGGEKKRHEILQLELLKPKLAVLDETDSGLDVDALKIVSEGVNRAKGETNLGVLLITHYTRILRYIHPDFVHVMVGGRIVEEGGPELADRLEDEGYDRFVGSSEPALDVEA, encoded by the coding sequence ATGTCTGTCCTCGAGATCCGCGACCTGCATGTGACGGTCGAGACCGATGCCGGCACGACGCCCATCCTCACCGGCGTCACGCTCACGATCCGCACGGGCGAGACCCACGCGATCATGGGCCCCAACGGCTCCGGAAAGTCCACGCTGGCGTACACGATCGCCGGCCACCCGAAGTACACCGTGTCGAGCGGCTCGATCACGCTCGACGGTGAGGACGTCCTGTCGATGACGGTCGACGAACGAGCGCGGGCAGGGCTCTTCCTCGCCATGCAGTACCCGGTCGAGATCCCGGGCGTGACGGTGACGAACTTCCTGCGCACGGCGAAGACCGCCGTCGACGGCGAGGCTCCGTCCATCCGCACGTGGACCAAGGATGTCAAGCAGGCCATGAAGGACCTGCGCATGGACCCGAAGTTCGCACAGCGCAACGTGAACGAGGGCTTCTCGGGCGGCGAGAAGAAGCGCCACGAGATCCTCCAGCTGGAGCTGCTCAAGCCCAAGCTCGCCGTGCTGGACGAGACCGACTCCGGTCTCGACGTCGACGCGCTCAAGATCGTGTCCGAGGGTGTCAACCGCGCCAAGGGCGAGACGAACCTCGGCGTGCTGCTGATCACGCACTACACCCGCATCCTGCGCTACATCCACCCCGACTTCGTGCACGTCATGGTCGGCGGGCGCATCGTCGAGGAGGGCGGCCCGGAGCTGGCCGACCGTCTCGAGGACGAGGGCTACGACCGCTTCGTCGGCTCGTCCGAGCCCGCGCTGGACGTGGAGGCGTAG
- a CDS encoding non-heme iron oxygenase ferredoxin subunit — protein MSATRVCSLSELEPDSARRVVVDGVPIAVVLDSAGEVHAIGDTCTHGDISLAEGFVEGDTIECWAHGSAFSLRSGRPLNLPAYEPVPVYAVQLDGDDVLIDPSVTKPAS, from the coding sequence ATGAGCGCGACCCGTGTGTGCTCGCTGAGCGAGCTCGAGCCGGACTCCGCCCGGCGTGTCGTCGTGGACGGCGTGCCGATCGCGGTCGTGCTCGACTCGGCCGGCGAGGTGCACGCCATCGGCGACACCTGCACGCACGGCGACATCTCGCTCGCCGAGGGCTTCGTCGAGGGCGACACCATCGAGTGCTGGGCGCACGGTTCGGCGTTCTCCCTCCGCAGCGGCCGCCCGCTCAACCTCCCCGCGTACGAGCCCGTCCCGGTCTACGCCGTCCAGCTCGACGGCGACGACGTGCTCATCGACCCCAGCGTGACCAAGCCGGCCTCCTGA
- the sufD gene encoding Fe-S cluster assembly protein SufD: MTTTYTETEPAFIPVQTRSERPHSFDPADFARPTGREVNWRHTPLDALAPLFDVDAVAGDLDVTVTDAAASALRIGEAPRGEVFRPEDLPSAIAWVRADRADHVVLEGERDEPVFIEVTGRGGVAHAHLVIEARPNSHSTVVLRHRGSTSFAQNVEIIVGDGAHLELVTVQEWNGGSVHAASHQARVDKDATLRHVVVSFGGAVVRVNPSIELAGTGARAEMYGMSYSDAGQHLESQVYLYHKGAETTGDVLYKGALQGAGARSVWIGDVLIGPEAVGTDSYEANRNLVLTDGARAESIPNLEIETGDIRGAGHASATGRFDDEQLFYLQARGIPEPEARRLVVLGFLTEIVQRIGVPALEEELTELIERELAQGIAAPASVMKGESA; the protein is encoded by the coding sequence ATGACGACGACCTACACCGAGACCGAGCCTGCCTTCATTCCGGTTCAGACCCGCTCGGAACGGCCGCACTCGTTCGATCCCGCGGACTTCGCGCGCCCCACGGGCCGGGAGGTCAACTGGCGTCACACGCCGCTCGACGCCCTCGCGCCCCTGTTCGACGTGGATGCCGTGGCGGGCGACCTCGACGTGACGGTGACCGATGCCGCGGCATCCGCGCTGCGCATCGGCGAGGCCCCGCGCGGCGAGGTCTTCCGTCCCGAGGACCTCCCGTCGGCGATCGCCTGGGTGCGTGCCGACCGGGCCGACCACGTCGTCCTGGAGGGTGAACGGGACGAGCCCGTCTTCATCGAGGTCACCGGTCGCGGGGGAGTGGCGCATGCCCATCTCGTGATCGAGGCCCGGCCGAACTCGCACTCCACCGTCGTCCTGCGTCACCGGGGCAGCACGTCGTTCGCGCAGAACGTCGAGATCATCGTGGGCGACGGAGCGCACCTCGAGCTCGTCACGGTCCAGGAGTGGAACGGCGGCAGCGTGCACGCCGCATCCCACCAGGCCCGCGTCGACAAGGATGCGACCCTCCGCCACGTCGTCGTCAGCTTCGGCGGCGCCGTCGTGCGGGTGAACCCGAGCATCGAGCTGGCCGGCACCGGCGCACGAGCCGAGATGTACGGCATGAGCTACTCCGACGCCGGCCAGCACCTCGAGAGCCAGGTCTACCTGTACCACAAGGGCGCGGAGACCACGGGCGACGTGCTGTACAAGGGCGCCCTGCAGGGCGCCGGCGCGCGCAGCGTGTGGATCGGCGACGTCCTGATCGGCCCGGAAGCGGTCGGCACGGACTCCTACGAGGCCAACCGCAACCTGGTCCTCACCGATGGTGCCCGGGCCGAGTCGATCCCGAACCTCGAGATCGAGACGGGCGACATCCGTGGTGCCGGTCACGCCAGCGCCACGGGCCGGTTCGACGACGAGCAGCTGTTCTACCTGCAGGCCCGCGGCATCCCCGAGCCCGAGGCCCGGCGCCTGGTCGTCCTCGGCTTCCTCACCGAGATCGTCCAGCGCATCGGCGTCCCGGCACTGGAGGAGGAGCTCACCGAGCTGATCGAGCGCGAGCTCGCCCAGGGCATCGCCGCACCCGCATCCGTCATGAAGGGGGAGTCCGCATGA